The uncultured Roseibium sp. DNA segment CCCGCGCGCGTGTCCGCCGGCATCGGAGCCGCTGCTTCCGGAAGAGGCATGTCGAACCGCGGGCTTGCCTGCGGCATGTCGTCGTCGTCGGAGTTCAAGTCCTGTCCTGTTCTTTCCAGACGCCTTCACGGCGGAGCACGGCTTCGGCCGCGGCCTGTTCGGCGATGCGTTTCGAACCGCCCTTGCCTTCGCCGGTGGCAATTCCCTTCACATCGACACCGACCACGAAACTGGGGGCGTGGTCCGGTCCTTCGCGGCTGATCACATCGTATTTCGGTGTCGGCAGCCCCCGCGACTGTGCCCACTCCTGCAGGGTGGTCTTGGCATCCCGCAAGGGGCCGGACCAGGATAGCATACGCGGTTCCCAAAGGCGCGTGACGAATTGTTCGGCGGCCGCAAATCCGCCATCCAGATAAATCGCCGCGATCACTGCTTCGCAAATATCGGCCAGCAGGGCCGCCTTTTTGCGGCCGCCGGTCTGGGCCTCGCTCTGGCCGATGCGCATGGCATCGCCCAGGCGCAGCTCGCTGGCGATTTCCGCGCAGGTTTCGCGTTTGACCATGTGGTTGAAACGCCGGGCAAGTTCGCCCTCATCCGCGTTCGGGAA contains these protein-coding regions:
- the rnc gene encoding ribonuclease III gives rise to the protein MSASTQAMSELARRLQHEFKDPDLLNVALTHASALAPTDSVTKNYQRLEFLGDRVLGLVVAGMLHNHFPNADEGELARRFNHMVKRETCAEIASELRLGDAMRIGQSEAQTGGRKKAALLADICEAVIAAIYLDGGFAAAEQFVTRLWEPRMLSWSGPLRDAKTTLQEWAQSRGLPTPKYDVISREGPDHAPSFVVGVDVKGIATGEGKGGSKRIAEQAAAEAVLRREGVWKEQDRT